From a single Methanomicrobia archaeon genomic region:
- a CDS encoding nucleoside 2-deoxyribosyltransferase, with translation MIKPKRVFFSCSMRGGYSRVAQAELRKIPDIIEELGMEVISRHQTQADFIANESRLTEQQIHDRDYRWLQEADLVIAEITNPSLGVGAEIADAVQLGIPVLAIYRKEFENQISAYISGKTGVVCRAYADYGELRRRIGEFCSNIL, from the coding sequence ATGATCAAACCGAAACGCGTGTTCTTCTCCTGCTCGATGCGTGGCGGCTACAGCAGAGTGGCGCAGGCGGAGTTACGAAAGATTCCTGATATAATTGAAGAGTTGGGAATGGAAGTAATCAGCAGGCATCAAACCCAAGCGGATTTTATAGCGAACGAGTCACGGCTCACGGAACAGCAGATACACGATCGCGATTACCGCTGGTTACAGGAGGCGGATCTCGTCATCGCCGAGATAACGAACCCGAGCCTCGGTGTCGGTGCGGAGATTGCGGATGCGGTTCAGTTGGGGATTCCCGTTTTAGCGATTTACAGAAAGGAATTTGAAAATCAAATCTCGGCATACATTAGCGGGAAAACGGGCGTGGTGTGCAGGGCGTATGCGGATTATGGGGAGTTGCGAAGAAGAATCGGAGAGTTTTGTTCTAATATCCTCTAA
- a CDS encoding PKD domain-containing protein, which yields MYANESLIALNTTDTTNPLFTLDTATLNSGNCTLTAVAVDNAGNSNWTAITIDVNKLPIADFTYSPAYPTTLDTITFNASDSYDPDGAITSYEWDFGDNNTGSGVVVQHSYAENGTYLVNLTVTDDDNVQRSD from the coding sequence CTGTACGCCAATGAGTCGCTGATCGCGTTGAACACCACCGACACGACAAATCCTCTTTTCACGCTTGATACCGCCACGCTTAACTCAGGCAACTGCACACTCACCGCGGTTGCCGTGGATAACGCAGGGAACAGCAACTGGACCGCGATAACTATCGATGTGAACAAGCTCCCTATTGCAGACTTCACGTATTCGCCAGCATACCCAACTACGCTGGATACCATCACGTTCAACGCTTCGGACTCTTACGACCCCGATGGGGCGATAACGTCCTACGAGTGGGATTTCGGTGATAATAATACGGGTAGTGGTGTAGTTGTGCAGCATTCGTATGCGGAGAATGGCACCTATCTGGTGAATCTGACGGTAACCGATGACGATAACGTACAGCGTTCGGATTAG